In Torulaspora delbrueckii CBS 1146 chromosome 1, complete genome, one genomic interval encodes:
- the STP1 gene encoding Stp1p (similar to Saccharomyces cerevisiae STP1 (YDR463W) and STP2 (YHR006W); ancestral locus Anc_5.586), giving the protein MPFVPLLKLGSRIWELFQQIVEVVVISENDEVKKEDKEEKVEVKKVESREAAELFPRKHNVDLNLFKDVSVTPCAMDMSTMETPMTMTVSPEGNVSCKLKNEIKATSPITPESSTTAKTPTPDGVSPQDEVAKDKEVFVCHYCDAKFRIRGYLTRHIKKHAIQKAYHCPFFSAEAPQDMRCHNSGGFSRRDTYKTHLRARHFTYPKGVKPQDRTKSSGHCSQCEQFFENTDQWVEQHIETGECKALPKGYYRNIKSERKSGKLRMIKVSTGHSRFISTAQSVVEPEVLLNKDALEAMAIVAQDTKRSDLLSKFGNNKIMMSSTCYKGIKPKKDPMCKGKEPELVTGELRLSSNNYTPLDASGPESMDDETALNEISSSINFSPMDNHLLEPVPSSSSQSSHEDPVVATKGVVQPVLFNDPFSVPLDLEQCSFSNGAIIGDHTTYRKSSDEMSKVDMDYTLLGQVNLRNSEQYMNLYNYNFGTNL; this is encoded by the coding sequence TGGAAGTAAAAAAGGTAGAGAGTCGCGAAGCGGCAGAATTGTTCCCCAGGAAGCATAATGTGGATTTGAATCTGTTTAAGGATGTCTCTGTGACTCCCTGTGCAATGGATATGTCCACTATGGAGACTCCGATGACTATGACGGTATCACCAGAGGGGAATGTGAGTTGTAAGCTGAAGAATGAAATTAAAGCGACATCTCCGATCACACCAGAGAGTAGTACAACTGCCAAGACTCCGACTCCTGATGGTGTTTCTCCTCAGGATGAGGTTGCAAAGGATAAAGAGGTCTTTGTTTGTCACTACTGTGATGCAAAATTTAGGATCAGAGGGTACTTGACGCGTCATATCAAGAAACATGCGATTCAAAAGGCTTATCATTGTCCTTTTTTCAGTGCAGAGGCTCCGCAAGACATGCGTTGTCACAACTCTGGTGGGTTTAGTCGTAGAGATACTTACAAGACTCACTTGAGGGCAAGACACTTCACGTATCCAAAAGGTGTGAAACCTCAAGATCGTACGAAATCTTCCGGGCACTGCAGCCAGTGTGAGCAGTTTTTTGAGAATACCGATCAGTGGGTCGAACAACACATTGAAACCGGTGAGTGTAAGGCTTTACCAAAGGGATATTACAGAAACATCAAAAGTGAGAGGAAATCCGGGAAATTGAGAATGATCAAGGTCTCTACGGGCCATTCTCGTTTCATTTCCACTGCACAGAGTGTGGTGGAGCCAGAAGTCTTGCTCAACAAGGATGCTTTGGAGGCAATGGCTATCGTGGCTCAGGATACTAAGAGATCCGATCTTCTTTCCAAGTTTGGGAACAATAAGATAATGATGAGCTCAACATGCTACAAGGGAATtaaaccaaagaaagatccAATGTGTAAGGGTAAAGAACCAGAGCTTGTTACAGGTGAGCTGCGACTCTCGAGTAATAACTACACACCTTTGGACGCATCTGGTCCCGAATCTATGGACGACGAAACAGCACTCAACGAAATATCATCCTCGataaatttttcaccaatggATAATCACCTCCTGGAACCCGTGCCATCGTCGTCGTCACAATCATCTCACGAGGATCCCGTGGTGGCAACCAAGGGCGTTGTGCAACCGGTGTTGTTTAACGATCCCTTCAGTGTTCCACTGGACTTGGAACAGTgttctttttcaaatggGGCAATTATAGGGGATCATACAACATACAGGAAAtcaagcgatgagatgtCGAAGGTCGACATGGATTACACACTTTTGGGACAGGTtaatttgagaaacagcGAACAGTACATGAATCTATACAACTACAATTTTGGTACCAATCTATGA